CGCTCCGGAGTCGCCACACCTGTGTTGATCTTCACCTgttggagaggaagaggaggctggAAGAACTGCATGGTGGGAGATGAACCATAAAAAATGGCAGATTTagcaaaacaactaaaacatgaCAACATTAAAAGTGCTgggaggggtcagaggtcagagccAGGGGTCAGTCCCCCCTCACCTGGCACAGCCTGCAGTCTACCTGCGGGTATTCGTCTCGCAGCACCTGGCAGAAGGCCAGCGCGCTGGCGGCGCCGACCGTCAGGAAGCCGGTCCCCGGCATCAGCAGCTGCTCTCCGGCTCCCCCTGGAGGCAGAGCCACATGGAGCAGACTGGGGTTACTGGGAGCTGCACCTCCCCAACATGTTTCTTTGGGGTTTGTTAGAGAActttagagaacaaacagcatctctATAGtggaacatggtggtggcagcatcatgctgtgggaagatGGCCGCAGCTAAATCAGGACGATACTGGAGGAAAAcgtggggtcaaagttcagcttcTAGCAGGGCGACCAGCCAGAGGTCAGATTCATGAGctggaatggcctagtcaaagaaGCTTATTACTTCTGAGTCTTGTTGCCAATGACGATGCATCCCGGGCTTTGAATACTTTGCCATGATTACCTGTGATGAAGGTGTAGCTGCAGGACGGATCGTCCCTCACCAGGGGGAAAAACGTCTTCCAGGAGACGAAGGTGCTGAACAGCAGCGCGTCCAAAACCTGCAGAGGACGACAGGCAGGACGCATGAGGACAGCAGGGGACATGGGGGACATGAGGGACGGGAAGGAACAGGACAAGGACAGCAGGGGACATTCACGATCACTGTGTGctgcagggtgtgtgtgtgctgaccCAGTGCAGGTCCTGGAGGGTCTGGGTGTGTGGCGGGCCGCCCTGCCACCAGCTGAAGCCCAGGGCAGAAACCACGTCCGTCACCTTCCccacctgctgcagcagctgctgcttcgCCTGCTGCGCTCCGACCTCTGAGCCTGGACACACAGAGAGCGTGTCCGCATGGCGTCCCAACCTTAAATCATCGCTTTAGCATGTAAACGCATTGATttaacattagcatgctaacacgTTGAATTAAGGTTGGCATGCTAACCTTTTAATgtaatgttagcatgctaacctGTTGATTTAatgcaggggtgcccaaagtcggtcctcgagggccggcatcctgcatgctTTAGTTCTCTCactggtaccaacaaccttttcagcgtGTCactgttcttcttaggccttccaATGAGCCATCTTTTGATCCCTAACCTGATttaatgttagcatgctaacatgtTGATTTAACGTTAGCATTGTTAACGCGTTGATTTAACGTTAGCATGCTAACGTGTTGATTTAACGTTAGCATGTTAACGTGTTGATttaatgttagcatgctaacgtGTTGATTTAACGTTAGCATGTTAACACGTTGATTTAACGTTAGCATGTTAACGCGTTGATTTAACGTTAGCATGTTAACGTGTTGATTTAACGTTAGCATGCTAACGTGTTGATTTAACGTTAGCATGTTAACGCGTTGATTTAACGTTACGTTAAATCAACGCGTTAACATGCTAACGTGTTGATGTTTTGCATCTGCAGTTTTACACTCAGCAGTAAATTCAAGCACTGAGAACTTAAGCAGCGAAAATGGTTGAAGAAGAAATGGGACCTCTGggtcaccatggaaacccaCTCCCCCATCAGCACCTGTGGAGCAGAACTCCTGTTCTACATGCTAGCAGCTAAGCTATAAATCTGTTGGGACGGGACTACTTGCTGGAGTCTGTCAGCTGCTCCAGCAGACGGACTCCAGCAGTCCGTCTGGGCCACCTGGGCAGGTGGCCATAATGTTCTGCCgaactgtttgttttgtacTGTTACTGCCATTCACCAGgagaagcatcatgctgtgggccaaCTCACCCACGTTCCCCACTACAGCGATGAGGTTGTCCTTGCTGCTGGGAGAGACGAAGGCCCGGAGTTTCTCCAGTCGGCCGCCGTCTCTGGAGATCACCGCCGCCTTAAACCCTGAAAACGGAGCAACCCGACTCAGCAACTAAAACACAACTAAACCCCAAAACAGCAACTACAACACAACTAAACCAAAAAACTAAACCCTAAAATCTGTCTTCTTTCTACAGGCTCTCCTTTGAGAATTGCTGTGGTTCAGCAGGAAGATGTTCTGCTCCATTCTGGACTTTTCAGAACATCATCCATCTGGAACCGCCTCAAGTAAAGGAGTTGATTCCAATGTTTGGTTGAGCTACTATTAATAACTTTATGCTGTCTACTCTCAGTTTGACTAAAGATGTGAGATTATAGATAATGGAGGAACGTGGGTTGTTTCGGGTTCCGGTTCGGCTGGTTTTACCCATAAAATCGCTTAAAAACACAATAGATTATAAATAGTTCAGCAGTTCATGGctggaaaatattgaaaaccgCCAGGAAAactcataaaaactaaaatacgCGAGGCGCAAAACTGCGCTGAATAAGAgtgacaataaataataataataataataataataatgtaccTTTATCCAGCAGGGCTTTGACTATACCAGAGCCCACCGTCCCCGCTCCTCCCAGAACCAACACGACCCGGTCTGACTTGGACATGACCGCAGATGGACAAGAGGAGAAGGTTCTGTGTGAACTGGACCTGAAGCGGACCGCTTCTGGGCCGCAGCGAGCTGCAGACCGAGGCGGAGGAGAAGCTCCGCCCCTCACGGCCCGCTCAAGCTCCGCCCGCGGGCCGCGGCGCCTCGGAGGGACTGGAgctttggaggtttttgttcAGATTCCTGATGCCTTAGAATATGGATGAGTCAAGATGaagctgagattaaattatgATTCAAGTagaattaaattcagtttgcaGGCTTTgcataaatcttttattttagctgttgATTAAAAAGATactcaaatatatttttcacaaaatctgaTGTTATGCATCTGCCCCATTGCTATTATTATTAGTGGTAGATTATTACAATTAAAGATCTGTATTATTAAAGATTATTATGACGCTTTATTTCTATGTTCCCCTTGATTTTCTGAAGGAATctgataaatattaaatttttatatattcttaTACCGGTTCTACTGTAGCATCAGATTATGGGTGCTCAGATAAATACATGCCGATAAACCTCATAATAGATCATTAGAGATCAGCCCGTTATGAATGAGTGAATCATGCAGAGCAGGGAAGCAGCGCCATCTGGTGGAGGGAGTTGGTTCTTCGTACTGGTTGGTGACTTCAGCTGTTGCACATGAGGCGCTTTTCCACTGACGAGTCCCTGGCCGGTTAACGTCCGGCCCGGTTCGGTCTGGTTCTACCCCAGGTATTATCCGCTGCGTTCCCTGGGCGGGCCGTGAGCAGCAGCACCTGGTCGGCTCTCTGCTGCGGTTTCCAACGTCCTTCAACAATGGAGaacctccaggttctggttctgatggaccaaaataaacccatttgtttcattttgtcttgtaGAAATTCATTGCTCGCCCGaacataatgataaagactcagatcagctgattatttcactataATTACATTCtggcactttatttttttaaatgtgcaaccTTTCGTATTTACATAATGTGGTCAGAAGATAAAAACTAGTAGCCACGCCTAAGCTTTattatatttgaataaaaaataaataaaactcgcATCACAAGTTTACATTATGTAGTTTCACACCGTCTGTGCTAAACTGCAGGTCAGAGAGCTGAGCAGCTTCACCGTTTCTCTCGTTTTTCCTGCTGTCTGTTCTTCAGAGCGGCTAACTGCTAACAGCTAACTGCTAGCAGCTAGCAGCGCTGCTAATTCATTCTGCTGCTAATGTTATGAATTGCGGTAGTTGGTGGTGAGGATGAAGGCGGAGAACACAGGTTGTGGTGTGAAAACAGATGATTATAACTCCCTCCGGGTAGAAAACAGACACAAGGCGTTCTTGATAGTTACTGGCATTTAATAACGATGCCGTGAGAACTGTACAAAacactaaatacatttttacagaaagaaagacaCTCATAGATAGACTACtacacagcaaaacatttacaataatgTGGCTTGACTTACAAAAAACAGACGTATTGcgtcacatttaaaaagacgTGGCTAACAAACTCGACAAATTCttcaaataaacattatttccacacaaaactaaaatacaaaaatgcgTACCTGACTGACCGCTTCAACCTGAAAGGGTTCAGAAAGAAACCAACCCAGCTACACGAGCCTCGGTGAACGCCTCACCGAACCTCCACCAACCAGGAAAATAAAGCATGCTGCCCTCTACCGAGTGCGGCGTGTAACTAAAAATATGAgcctaaaacaaattaaacattggTTCCGCTCCGGTAACATTTGTACAATctttaataaacataaaatattttacatcactTTAACTTATCTACACCAACTTATAACCATGAAATGAACCCAAACTGTAGAACTGCCGCCGATGGCAGCCACATTAATGATGAGTCACAAGTTGCacaatccaggcagcacaggtgagcgaCAGCAATAACTCCCAcaccggtagcaactggtataAAGGCTAGAAATGACATGACAAACAGAATAGACGCGACAAGGAGcagggaacacaggtggggttaaatacacaagGAAGGTAATCAAGGGAAACGAGGGACAGCTGAGGACAATCAAGGGTTGTCGGGACAGAGACACAACcgaacacagaaacctaaataaacacacagaaaaaccaaatcctCACAACTAAACTTAGCGCATGTGCTACTGCGCTGCTGCTGGTTAAACTCTGATTGCTCCTCCGACTGAGCAGCTCTGGtagcagcagccaatcaaacCGTTTCGGCGCCGTCCCGGCCATAGACATGGTTCGTGTCCACTGAATAGGTGCTTCTGGTTCTACTCCTGAACTAAGTATCTGTTCAGTTTCATGATTCAcccaaaatctgaaaaaaacagcCGAGCAGAACCGGGCCGGATCTGTTAATGGAAAATTAATCTGGTGGTGACGGAACCGGGACAGAACACCGGGATCGGACCGCTTGGAAAAGCGCCTTTATGAACTGGAAGATGGTTAATCACCATTAAAGAGTTTCACAGAAGAACAGTCTGGCAGAGAGGACAGGAAACAGCGTCATGGCAAAACATCCTGTCGGCCTGCAGAGAAGACGCCTGCCAGGACGTCCCACCGCGAGGACATCCGTCCACCGCCAGGACCCGAGTCCGTACAGTATACATACGCATCTACCtgcatatatacataaataatatttgcctatttacacacccacatatatttacacacacatacacacgcctgCACCCCATTGCATCCACAGTGCTGTAAGACAAATTCATCACACAAATTCATCACCCCTGTTCATCCTTATACTTTTGAATAGTAaccattttaagttttttcttaaaatatctcATGCTTGGACTTTGCTTCAGCTCTTTAGTAAGTTTATTCCAAATTTTCACTCCAGTGACAGAAATGCACATTCTTTTCATTGTTGTTCGAACATATAAAGTTCTGAAGTTGAGGTTTTCTTTATAGTCATATCCCCAAACTCTatcagtaaattatttttgaatatttcctGGCAATAATTTGTTTCTTACTTTATACataaactgtgcagtttgaaactCTACCAAATCTGGGAATTTCAGAAAATAAGAATCTATAAATAGATCGTtggtatgacaataaaaatcaactttGTGAACTATTTGACTGGCTCTTTTCTGTAATGCGCATAAtacttgatgatggtgttgctgtggtgggcagaggtgcagtcgtatgtgtacagacaatagagcagggggctcagcacacagccctgtggagagccagtactaaggctgagggcagtggatgtatgttttcccaccctaactctctgctgtcggttggtcaggaagctcagaatccacatgcaggtggagtgagggaggcccaggtcccccagtttgtccaccagtctgtgagggaggatggtattaaaagcagagctgtagtctacaaagagcatccgcacatagctcccctgctgctccagatgtgacagagcagcacGGAGGGCCGTGATCACGgcgtcctctgtggatctgttggctctgtaggcgaactggtgGGGGTCAAAGCCAAGAGGGagaagtgctgtgatgtgaccccggaccagtttttcaaaacacttcgtcaccacagcggttagtgccactggccggtagtcgttgaggcaggagatgtgaggtttcttgggtatggggactatggtggaagatttcaggcaggatgggacTGTAGACAGGGCTAGGGACTGGTTGAAGATGGTGACTAGCTCATATTAGCTACATGACTGGCTAATGTTAGCTACCTGgtgactagctaatgttagctacaCGACTAGCTAATGCCAATATATCAtgttaagcttgttaacaaggGTAGGCTACTAATTTCGTTATCTATGTTCAAAAGTGGGTAGTgctggttacatttactttagtaacttTTTTGGGGAAACTACTTATAAGAATAATTTTAATGCACTGCACTTGATATTAGTCTTTTACTTGACTAATATTATTCCTACTCTTGCTTGATTAGACTGATTTTGCATAAAGAAATTGACTTCAGATAGGAAACCTTAGATTTCTGCAATATATGAGCTAATGTCTGTGTAAATTTGAGTATAATTACTCAGCATTTTATACATGTCATTGTTTATAtcctttctgtttattttgtatgaataaacatggttattttatttgaaatgttacataaaggtttgtttaaccatttatattaaagtaaaatCTCGTTTATTCTCCCTCCCCCCATTGTGTTACATGAGGCATTCATACTCACATAGCTCTTcgcctgacctttgacctttgttGACCCTCAGGGGATTCAGGTGGACCAGCAGTAGGTTCTGGGAAATACC
Above is a window of Xiphophorus hellerii strain 12219 chromosome 2, Xiphophorus_hellerii-4.1, whole genome shotgun sequence DNA encoding:
- the LOC116729963 gene encoding uncharacterized protein LOC116729963 isoform X2, giving the protein MSKSDRVVLVLGGAGTVGSGIVKALLDKGFKAAVISRDGGRLEKLRAFVSPSSKDNLIAVVGNVGSEVGAQQAKQQLLQQVGKVTDVVSALGFSWWQGGPPHTQTLQDLHWVLDALLFSTFVSWKTFFPLVRDDPSCSYTFITGGAGEQLLMPGTGFLTVGAASALAFCQVLRDEYPQVDCRLCQVKINTGVATPERLAPGYLNHLDLGVAVATLVEQGSSSHRVFTVCSPADLQTQLLDGSL
- the LOC116729963 gene encoding uncharacterized protein LOC116729963 isoform X3, which codes for MSKSDRVVLVLGGAGTVGSGIVKALLDKGFKAAVISRDGGRLEKLRAFVSPSSKDNLIAVVGNVGSEVGAQQAKQQLLQQVGKVTDVVSALGFSWWQGGPPHTQTLQDLHWVLDALLFSTFVSWKTFFPLVRDDPSCSYTFITGGAGEQLLMPGTGFLTVGAASALAFCQVLRDEYPQVKINTGVATPERLAPGYLNHLDLGVAVATLVEQGSSSHRVFTVCSPADLQTQLLDGSL
- the LOC116729963 gene encoding uncharacterized protein LOC116729963 isoform X1, which produces MSKSDRVVLVLGGAGTVGSGIVKALLDKGFKAAVISRDGGRLEKLRAFVSPSSKDNLIAVVGNVGSEVGAQQAKQQLLQQVGKVTDVVSALGFSWWQGGPPHTQTLQDLHWVLDALLFSTFVSWKTFFPLVRDDPSCSYTFITGGAGEQLLMPGTGFLTVGAASALAFCQVLRDEYPQVDCRLCQFFQPPLPLQQVKINTGVATPERLAPGYLNHLDLGVAVATLVEQGSSSHRVFTVCSPADLQTQLLDGSL